The region TATTAGCTGCCATTTTGGGGTCATTAGCTCGCTGAGACAGAAAGAAACCTTCCTGAGCTACATTGGCCGCCTTTTCATAGTCACCGATATTATAGTAGATAAACGCTATTTCCGCATAAGCACTCGCTCCTGAAGTCCACTTCTCGGGATACTGCTTCGCAATGGCGACAGCGTTTGTAAATGCTTGAATAGCCAGCCGATAATGGGTCTGGTCACCATAAATTCGACCAAGGTTATAATAGCTGTGAACTAAATTAGCCCGCCTGACATTGGGTCGATTCATTCCATTAATTGCAATGGCTCGCTTCGTTAGGGTAATAGCAGTGTCTAATTTCCCAACGTACCAATACGAGCGACCCAACACATGCAGGGTTTTAGCATAAACGGAATCTGATATAGCCCCGCAGGACCGGGATTGATTTTCCAGCCGGGTTGCCTCCGCAATTACCTCAACGGGAGTTGGTAAGGCCGATAATCCGGTAAGACGCTGATACCGCTGGGCCATAGAGAGGCACTGCGCCTGAAGAAACACAGGACACAAGCACAAAACCAGAAATAGTAAGCGCCACATACTATCTTTTTTAGGGTAATGATCTCACATATTTGTTTGCCAGTACCTGATTACCCGTTCCCTGGTCAGCAGCAGGAATTCTGCCAGGAATATCGTCGCGTTTGGTCAATGTACCCTGCGATTTGATTAACTGGACGCCCAACCACCCCGCCACCACCGGTGAAGCGTACGAAGTTCCGAACACATCAACCGGGGTACTGTTTGGCCCATCACCCATCCGAAAACGACAGTTAACACTATTATCCATTGCCCCGATCACATACTGATTCGTGTAATTCTGCCGAGCACAAGCCGTAACCTGACCTGTACCGGCCGCTTTCGATACGGTGGTTACGGGGACAATCCGTTTATAATCGGCTGCGAACGTTGCCGGATAAAACTTAGGCTTTAGACTGGTCAGGTCCCGATTCATTCCTGCTGTGTCGACAAGATGATTACCCGCTGCAACGACCATCCATATACCAGCCTGCTGAGCTTCTTTTACATATTTGCGAAGTAACGTATCCTCCTCCCCATAATACCCCAGGCTCATGTTGAATATAGTAACCCCGTTTTTTTGTGCCGTCTTCATGGCACACATAAGCCCATACAAATCCCCCTGATTATTGCCATTCAACACTTTCATTGGCACAATTTGGGGTAGTATATCACTGCTGTTAAATTGCCGCGCTATCAGGTTAGCCACCCGCGACCCATGATGAACTTCAGTCTTATCATTTGTATCGGTAAACCCGCCTTCGTTAGTGAAATTCCACCCTTTAAGACTCGTGCTGGCGGGATCAAGTACCTGACCCGTATTTGTCGTATTTACGCACAAACTTGTTGGTAACAGGTAACTGGCAGGCAAATAGCTGTTGAAGGCTCCGTTCGATCCATCGGTATAAAGGCCGGAATCAAAAATGGCGATCTTAAC is a window of Spirosoma linguale DSM 74 DNA encoding:
- a CDS encoding hypothetical protein (KEGG: potential subtilisin/S8 serine protease similar to   S. cerevisiae YCR045C; one of two in tandem duplication), with amino-acid sequence MNHTVYYLTRISRPVISFIIILAFVNSLVGCKFLCKTFCYQDETPKKPWYSSANLILSNPVTDQTIKDALKDAAQKAGGFLTDNDIKIRRCPCDSLINLELPPGWIIEGHDEKMAVRTPGGGQSGGVDLPGNASLAVGLNFQINTFDPSQQRQERPESAGRENFYKAIALVNPASTKRVKIAIFDSGLYTDGSNGAFNSYLPASYLLPTSLCVNTTNTGQVLDPASTSLKGWNFTNEGGFTDTNDKTEVHHGSRVANLIARQFNSSDILPQIVPMKVLNGNNQGDLYGLMCAMKTAQKNGVTIFNMSLGYYGEEDTLLRKYVKEAQQAGIWMVVAAGNHLVDTAGMNRDLTSLKPKFYPATFAADYKRIVPVTTVSKAAGTGQVTACARQNYTNQYVIGAMDNSVNCRFRMGDGPNSTPVDVFGTSYASPVVAGWLGVQLIKSQGTLTKRDDIPGRIPAADQGTGNQVLANKYVRSLP